The proteins below are encoded in one region of Fibrella aestuarina BUZ 2:
- the gcvP gene encoding aminomethyl-transferring glycine dehydrogenase, with translation MKVTLQQTDRFEDRHNGQFDQDFDQMLHAVGVSSIDELIDQTVPANIRLPRPLDLPAPKGEQAFLSDFRKLAQQNKLFTSYIGQGYYDTITPNVILRNILENPAWYTAYTPYQAEIAQGRLEALLNFQTVVSDLTGMPIANASLLDEATAAAEAMTMLHGVRPAQRKNAETFFVSDRCHPQTIDVVRTRATPLNIRVVVGDHRLVDLVSGDVFGLLLQYPATDGSVFDYTDLIAAAQEQGIHVAVAADLLALTMLTPPGEMGADVVVGSAQRFGVPMGFGGPHAAYFATKDAFKRQIPGRIIGVSVDAQGKPALRMALQTREQHIRREKATSNICTAQVLLAVMAGSYAVYHGPQRLRAIAERTHGLTRLFAKAARRAGYVVETEQYFDTITLRIDDIDSLKKSARAAQVNLCYTTDDERVSLSFDEAKSIDDVQKLFDVFGIQIGADELASLIDGLDVTWPERLVRQSDYLTHPVFNTHHTEHEMLRYLRSLEEKDLSLVHSMISLGSCTMKLNATAEMIPVTWPEFGKLHPFSPKDQTAGYQQLFSELNAWLCEITGFKAMSLQPNSGAQGEYAGLMVIRAYHESRGDTHRNVALIPQSAHGTNPASAVMAGMKVVIVKCDERGNIDVPDLKAKAEQYAETLSCLMVTYPSTHGVFEESITDICATIHQFGGQVYMDGANMNAQVGLTSPAAIGADVCHLNLHKTFCIPHGGGGPGMGPIGVAEQLVPFLPGHVSEGRSKRAAGAVSAAPHGSASILTISYAYIAMMGGEGLTNATKRAILNANYIKSRLDGHYETLYTGTNGRAAHEMIIDCRPLKQVSGVEVEDIAKRLMDYGFHAPTVSFPVAGTMMIEPTESESKAELDRFCDAMIAIRDEIREIEKGQADRTNNVLKHAPHTAAVALADDWNRPYNRQKAVYPLPYLQHRKFWPSVSRIDSAYGDRNLVCACVPTEAYADEAVTAEDHLVATDAMSPA, from the coding sequence ATGAAAGTAACGCTTCAGCAAACCGACCGTTTTGAAGACCGCCACAACGGTCAGTTTGACCAGGATTTTGACCAGATGCTCCACGCCGTGGGTGTCAGCAGCATCGATGAACTCATTGACCAGACCGTACCGGCCAACATCCGGTTACCCCGCCCACTCGACCTACCCGCGCCCAAAGGCGAGCAGGCGTTCCTGAGCGATTTTCGGAAACTGGCCCAACAGAACAAACTCTTTACGTCGTACATCGGGCAGGGGTATTACGACACCATAACACCGAACGTCATCCTGCGCAATATTCTGGAAAACCCAGCTTGGTATACGGCCTACACGCCTTATCAGGCCGAGATTGCCCAGGGCCGCCTCGAAGCCCTGCTCAATTTCCAGACGGTCGTGAGTGACCTCACGGGCATGCCCATTGCCAACGCCTCGCTGCTCGACGAAGCTACTGCCGCCGCCGAAGCCATGACGATGCTACACGGTGTTCGGCCCGCACAACGCAAAAACGCCGAAACGTTCTTCGTATCGGATCGTTGCCACCCGCAAACGATCGACGTGGTACGGACCCGCGCCACCCCGCTCAATATCCGGGTCGTGGTAGGCGATCACCGCCTGGTCGATCTTGTATCGGGCGATGTGTTCGGGCTGCTATTGCAATATCCTGCCACCGACGGGAGCGTCTTTGATTACACCGATCTGATCGCAGCGGCGCAGGAGCAGGGCATTCACGTGGCCGTAGCGGCCGACCTGCTGGCCCTGACCATGCTGACCCCACCGGGCGAAATGGGTGCCGACGTGGTGGTTGGTTCAGCGCAGCGCTTTGGCGTACCGATGGGCTTTGGCGGCCCACACGCCGCTTATTTTGCGACGAAAGACGCCTTCAAGCGGCAAATTCCGGGCCGCATCATCGGCGTTTCGGTGGATGCTCAGGGGAAACCCGCCCTGCGGATGGCCCTGCAAACGCGGGAGCAGCACATTCGCCGCGAGAAAGCAACCTCCAATATTTGTACCGCACAGGTGCTGTTGGCCGTAATGGCCGGTAGCTACGCCGTTTACCACGGTCCGCAACGCCTCCGCGCCATTGCCGAACGTACCCACGGCCTCACCCGATTGTTTGCCAAAGCGGCCCGCCGCGCTGGGTACGTTGTCGAAACCGAACAGTATTTTGATACGATCACGCTGCGCATCGACGATATCGACTCGCTCAAAAAATCGGCGCGGGCGGCGCAGGTCAACCTTTGCTACACGACCGACGACGAGCGCGTGAGCCTCTCGTTTGACGAAGCCAAATCGATCGACGACGTGCAGAAGTTGTTCGACGTATTTGGCATTCAGATCGGGGCCGACGAACTCGCCAGCCTGATCGATGGGCTCGACGTTACCTGGCCTGAGCGGCTGGTGCGGCAGTCCGATTACCTGACGCACCCGGTCTTCAACACACACCATACCGAGCACGAAATGCTGCGGTACCTGCGGTCGCTAGAAGAAAAAGACCTGTCGCTGGTGCACTCGATGATTTCACTGGGCAGCTGCACCATGAAACTCAACGCCACCGCCGAGATGATCCCCGTGACGTGGCCTGAGTTTGGCAAGCTGCACCCCTTCTCGCCGAAAGACCAGACGGCGGGTTACCAACAGTTGTTTAGCGAGTTGAATGCCTGGTTGTGCGAAATCACGGGCTTCAAAGCGATGTCGCTGCAACCCAACTCGGGAGCGCAGGGCGAATATGCCGGGCTGATGGTGATCCGGGCGTACCACGAAAGCCGGGGCGATACCCACCGGAATGTGGCGCTGATTCCGCAATCGGCGCACGGTACCAACCCCGCCAGCGCGGTGATGGCCGGGATGAAGGTCGTGATCGTGAAGTGCGACGAGCGCGGCAACATCGACGTACCTGACCTGAAAGCCAAAGCCGAGCAATACGCCGAGACACTGTCGTGCCTGATGGTGACGTACCCAAGCACCCACGGCGTTTTCGAAGAAAGCATCACCGACATCTGCGCCACCATTCACCAGTTCGGCGGCCAGGTGTATATGGACGGGGCCAACATGAACGCGCAGGTCGGCCTTACGTCGCCAGCCGCCATCGGGGCCGACGTGTGTCACCTCAACCTGCATAAGACCTTCTGCATTCCGCACGGCGGCGGCGGCCCGGGCATGGGGCCCATCGGCGTAGCCGAGCAATTGGTGCCGTTCCTGCCGGGTCACGTATCGGAAGGGCGCAGCAAACGCGCAGCCGGTGCCGTATCCGCCGCGCCACACGGCTCGGCCAGCATCCTGACGATCTCGTATGCCTACATTGCGATGATGGGCGGCGAAGGCCTCACCAACGCCACCAAGCGCGCGATCCTGAACGCCAACTACATCAAATCGCGGCTCGATGGGCATTACGAAACGCTCTACACCGGCACCAATGGCCGGGCGGCGCACGAGATGATTATCGATTGCCGGCCACTGAAGCAGGTGTCGGGTGTGGAGGTGGAAGACATCGCCAAGCGCCTGATGGACTACGGCTTCCACGCCCCGACGGTCTCGTTCCCGGTAGCGGGAACGATGATGATCGAACCGACTGAGTCGGAATCGAAAGCAGAACTCGACCGCTTCTGCGACGCCATGATCGCCATTCGGGATGAAATTCGGGAGATCGAAAAAGGGCAGGCCGACCGCACCAACAACGTGCTGAAACACGCACCGCATACCGCCGCGGTTGCCCTTGCCGATGATTGGAACCGGCCCTACAACCGCCAGAAAGCGGTTTATCCACTGCCTTACCTGCAACACCGCAAGTTCTGGCCGTCGGTGAGCCGCATCGATTCGGCTTATGGTGATCGCAATCTGGTTTGTGCCTGCGTACCGACCGAGGCCTACGCCGACGAGGCCGTTACCGCCGAAGACCACCTGGTTGCCACCGACGCAATGTCGCCAGCGTAA
- a CDS encoding EamA family transporter, translating into MQLEATSRVRLLLAFGAIYFVWGTTYLANLYALQGIPPFIISALRYLLAGLLLGALALGKGQVMPSGTTIRDLAISGILMLVGGSGLVVVAEQYIASGATAVIVATEPLWFVLLDRPRWRHYFSNKKIVAGLLIGFAGVLLFAQFGPESQATQQNATYQLIGTAIVLAGALLWVVGTLFAARRIQPDSYNLWHTTIQLLAASLFAALIALANGEWSTFSMQSVPLPAWGGLAFLIVFGSLIAYLAFAWLITVQPPALVSTHTFVNPLVAVLVGWLVAGEGVTAGQGIALAVVLVGVVLAQLGKVRSEA; encoded by the coding sequence ATGCAGCTCGAAGCCACTTCTCGTGTCAGACTGTTACTCGCTTTCGGCGCCATCTATTTTGTGTGGGGAACAACGTACCTGGCCAATCTCTACGCGCTTCAGGGGATACCACCCTTCATCATATCGGCCCTGCGTTATTTGCTGGCAGGCTTGCTATTGGGCGCGCTAGCGCTTGGCAAAGGTCAGGTGATGCCGTCGGGCACCACAATTCGGGATTTGGCCATTAGCGGTATTTTGATGCTGGTGGGTGGCTCGGGGCTGGTTGTCGTTGCCGAACAGTACATAGCCTCTGGCGCCACAGCGGTGATCGTGGCAACCGAGCCGCTCTGGTTCGTCTTGCTCGACAGGCCTCGCTGGCGACACTATTTCAGCAACAAAAAGATTGTTGCCGGGCTGCTGATCGGTTTTGCGGGAGTTCTCCTGTTCGCCCAATTTGGCCCGGAGAGTCAAGCCACGCAACAGAATGCGACGTATCAGCTGATCGGCACGGCGATCGTACTGGCGGGAGCGTTGTTGTGGGTAGTCGGTACCTTGTTTGCGGCCCGGCGCATTCAGCCCGATAGCTACAACCTGTGGCACACGACCATTCAACTGCTGGCAGCGAGCCTGTTTGCCGCCCTGATTGCTCTGGCCAATGGCGAGTGGAGCACCTTTTCGATGCAATCCGTACCACTGCCCGCCTGGGGTGGACTCGCTTTTCTGATCGTGTTCGGTTCGTTGATTGCCTACCTGGCTTTCGCGTGGTTGATTACCGTTCAGCCACCGGCGCTAGTCAGCACCCACACTTTCGTTAATCCGTTGGTGGCGGTACTGGTTGGTTGGCTGGTGGCCGGTGAAGGGGTTACCGCCGGGCAGGGTATCGCGTTGGCTGTCGTGCTGGTCGGGGTGGTGCTGGCCCAACTGGGCAAAGTGCGCAGTGAGGCCTAA
- a CDS encoding CGNR zinc finger domain-containing protein, with translation MAKITTIAQMDLTSGVACLDFVNTGLNFERPVERLHTYADLLVLIERLSLLDANTLASLRQRAEADPAQAAEVLQQARRVREALTSVVAALVEGQVGQVASQTLTFFNKAIQDALTARGFIPNDGQLTLGWIQPVPDLKLAIWLFSLSAYDLLTTQDQTLIKQCGACAWFFLDQTKNHRRKWCDMQTCGTNQKARRYYQRKKQLPSGQIEAI, from the coding sequence ATGGCCAAGATTACTACGATTGCCCAGATGGATCTGACGAGTGGGGTGGCGTGTCTGGATTTTGTCAACACGGGTTTAAACTTCGAACGCCCCGTAGAGCGCCTTCACACCTATGCCGATTTGCTGGTTCTGATTGAGCGGCTATCGTTGCTGGACGCCAACACGCTGGCTTCGCTCAGGCAACGGGCGGAAGCCGATCCGGCACAGGCGGCGGAGGTATTGCAGCAGGCCCGTCGGGTGCGTGAGGCGTTAACCAGTGTGGTGGCCGCCCTCGTCGAAGGGCAGGTCGGGCAGGTGGCTTCGCAGACGCTGACTTTCTTTAACAAGGCTATTCAGGACGCGCTAACGGCGCGGGGGTTCATACCCAACGACGGGCAACTGACCCTCGGCTGGATCCAACCAGTTCCAGACCTCAAGCTGGCTATCTGGTTATTTAGCCTGTCGGCCTATGACTTGCTGACCACGCAGGACCAGACCCTCATCAAACAGTGCGGGGCCTGCGCCTGGTTTTTTCTGGATCAAACCAAAAATCACCGCCGGAAGTGGTGCGACATGCAAACTTGTGGCACCAACCAGAAAGCCCGGCGTTACTATCAGCGCAAAAAGCAGCTTCCCTCCGGGCAAATCGAAGCGATCTAG
- a CDS encoding SMP-30/gluconolactonase/LRE family protein, which yields MVSVFVEAACELGEGPVWDHVRQCLWWVDITNCTIYRADPTGHHVRSWVVDELVGFVLPHPDGTLWAGLQSGLHRVTLQADGGISVDRLTYLTPAPNHQIRFNDGWVDRNGVLYATTMDMDVEEPIGELHRYADFSQRHADLLVDGFVIGNGPALSPDEQTLYVNETNGHPERTKGVYQAPLSLDGQLGPLTLLIDWQYEGSPDGVTVDRAGNLWVGGYGSREVHQFAPDGSLLRTIEIPAWNITKPAIGPDYHTIFVTSARQGLSDEQLAQFPQTGSVWQIKL from the coding sequence ATGGTTTCTGTATTTGTTGAAGCAGCGTGTGAATTGGGCGAAGGGCCTGTTTGGGACCATGTCAGGCAGTGTCTGTGGTGGGTGGATATCACCAACTGTACCATCTACCGCGCCGACCCGACGGGGCACCACGTTCGCTCGTGGGTAGTCGACGAACTGGTGGGCTTTGTGTTACCCCATCCCGACGGCACGCTGTGGGCGGGCTTACAATCGGGCTTGCACCGGGTTACGCTTCAGGCCGACGGCGGTATCTCGGTCGACCGGCTGACGTACCTGACACCTGCTCCCAACCACCAGATCCGGTTCAATGATGGCTGGGTTGATCGCAACGGGGTATTGTATGCGACCACGATGGATATGGATGTGGAAGAACCCATTGGCGAACTGCACCGCTACGCCGATTTCTCGCAGCGCCACGCCGATTTGCTGGTCGACGGCTTCGTGATTGGCAACGGCCCCGCGCTGAGCCCCGATGAACAAACGCTTTACGTCAACGAAACCAACGGTCACCCCGAACGCACGAAAGGCGTGTATCAGGCCCCACTCAGCCTTGATGGGCAACTGGGTCCGCTAACGCTGCTAATCGATTGGCAGTATGAAGGATCGCCCGATGGCGTCACGGTCGACCGAGCGGGTAATCTATGGGTGGGTGGTTATGGCTCCCGCGAGGTGCATCAGTTCGCACCGGACGGCTCCTTGCTGCGCACTATCGAGATTCCGGCCTGGAACATCACCAAACCGGCCATCGGCCCCGATTACCACACCATTTTCGTCACCAGTGCCCGCCAGGGGCTATCTGACGAACAACTCGCTCAATTTCCGCAAACGGGCAGTGTGTGGCAGATCAAACTCTAA
- a CDS encoding GNAT family N-acetyltransferase: MHQHTILSAGPDDVTALNQLVNSAYRGDSSRQGWTTEADLLGGVRTDEQALHAMIENPNATILLYKIEDQLVGSVYLEKKGDSLYLGMLTVSPELQAGGIGRALLARADLYAREQGCRTITMTVLSQRHELIAWYERRGYHQTGDTRPFPSDDPRFGLPKVPLSFIVLEKDI; the protein is encoded by the coding sequence ATGCACCAACACACAATTTTATCCGCAGGTCCCGACGACGTAACTGCGCTCAACCAGCTTGTGAACAGCGCGTATCGGGGCGACTCGTCACGGCAGGGCTGGACAACCGAAGCCGATTTGCTCGGCGGCGTCCGCACCGACGAACAGGCGCTGCACGCCATGATTGAAAACCCCAATGCCACGATTCTGCTCTACAAAATTGAGGATCAACTGGTTGGCAGCGTTTATCTGGAAAAGAAAGGCGACAGTCTCTACCTGGGTATGCTGACGGTCTCGCCTGAGCTGCAGGCGGGAGGCATTGGGCGGGCGCTGCTGGCGCGGGCCGACCTATATGCCCGCGAGCAGGGGTGCCGCACCATTACAATGACGGTCCTTTCGCAGCGACATGAACTTATTGCCTGGTACGAACGGCGGGGCTACCACCAAACCGGCGACACACGCCCATTCCCGTCCGATGATCCGCGCTTTGGCCTGCCCAAAGTTCCGTTGTCGTTTATTGTTTTAGAAAAAGACATATAA
- a CDS encoding bestrophin family protein gives MTDYDPKDWFRYLISFDKGDTARKLAPALLGMAAYCSAIAWFVIEYVHPGPDSDLKNIAIMHSLLGFVISTLLVFRTNTAYDRWWEGRKAWGSLTNNSRNLALKMAHIIAPDDQASREFFRSMIPNYAFALKNHLRGHYEASDFLLCPGFDPATINPDNHVPNQVAMRLFSKMDELYQSGTFRPEHLLVLNEEFSSFTDICGICERIHSTPIPYSYSSFLKKFVAVYCLTLPLGYVLSLHYWVIPVVMIVFYVLTSLELIAEEIEDPFGTDANDLPTEKMAENIRKAVAALL, from the coding sequence ATGACTGACTACGATCCCAAAGACTGGTTTCGCTACCTCATTTCGTTCGACAAAGGCGACACCGCCCGCAAACTGGCCCCGGCCTTGCTGGGGATGGCAGCTTATTGCTCAGCCATCGCCTGGTTTGTGATCGAGTACGTACACCCCGGCCCCGACTCAGACCTGAAGAACATCGCCATCATGCACTCGCTGCTGGGGTTCGTGATTTCGACGCTGCTGGTATTCCGGACCAACACGGCCTACGACCGCTGGTGGGAAGGACGCAAAGCCTGGGGAAGCCTGACCAACAATTCGCGCAACCTGGCCCTGAAAATGGCCCACATCATTGCCCCCGACGATCAGGCAAGTCGGGAATTCTTCCGGTCGATGATTCCCAATTATGCCTTCGCGCTGAAAAACCACCTGCGGGGTCATTACGAGGCGAGCGACTTCCTCTTATGTCCCGGCTTCGACCCGGCCACCATCAACCCCGACAACCACGTACCCAACCAGGTGGCCATGCGCCTGTTCAGCAAAATGGACGAGCTGTATCAGTCAGGTACGTTCCGGCCTGAGCATTTGCTAGTGCTAAACGAGGAGTTCAGTTCGTTTACCGACATCTGCGGGATCTGCGAGCGGATTCACAGCACGCCTATCCCCTATTCGTATTCGTCGTTTCTAAAAAAATTCGTGGCGGTGTATTGCCTTACCCTGCCCCTGGGTTACGTGCTGTCGCTACACTATTGGGTCATTCCGGTCGTGATGATTGTCTTCTACGTACTAACCAGTCTGGAGCTGATCGCCGAGGAAATTGAAGATCCGTTTGGCACCGACGCCAATGACCTGCCCACCGAGAAAATGGCCGAGAACATCCGGAAGGCTGTCGCCGCGTTGCTCTAG
- a CDS encoding MFS transporter — translation MFKDRRLTVIFLIVLLDVVVGSATGPVRPAFVKGLSNPEWWLSVGTALFLGVQLISAPLLGKLSDSLGRKPLVLVSAVGTLAANLLLIPIKAGFFFANRLADGLTNGMYALMRSSVTDLSPDEDLNKNTGYISTLTSLGHVFGPMVAGLALFFTTDKDEQAKLVVWVLLGLSVVNVGVTLLMSETTERRGKLDWRALWQEVGANLNVVKLWQRLADKDHEHPGFRFVTLLILLATLHLGYQTYFITYLALGPLKLDAQHISFFFVYLGGLSALTNLLYFKYLVDRLNKRLVLLGATVLGVGLHILYANVGDSLPLLYGAVAVDSLSVALITGLLNGFLAKLTTDDDRGELFGLNQALTGIASLLTTLVYGGLSTIQLSLPFYWFAASLAALAILCWRLPRD, via the coding sequence ATGTTTAAAGACCGGCGGCTGACCGTCATTTTTCTGATTGTTTTACTCGATGTGGTGGTTGGCTCGGCAACAGGTCCCGTCAGGCCGGCGTTCGTTAAGGGACTGTCCAATCCGGAGTGGTGGCTCTCGGTCGGAACGGCGCTTTTTCTGGGTGTGCAACTCATTTCGGCCCCGTTGCTGGGCAAACTCTCCGATTCGCTCGGTCGCAAACCACTGGTGCTGGTGTCGGCGGTGGGTACGTTGGCGGCCAACCTGCTACTCATTCCGATTAAAGCCGGCTTCTTTTTCGCCAACCGACTAGCCGATGGACTCACCAACGGCATGTACGCGCTAATGCGGTCGTCGGTGACGGACCTGTCGCCCGATGAAGACCTGAACAAAAACACCGGCTATATCAGCACGTTGACGTCGCTAGGGCACGTGTTTGGGCCGATGGTGGCGGGGCTGGCGCTCTTTTTCACGACGGATAAGGATGAGCAGGCCAAACTGGTAGTTTGGGTGCTGCTGGGATTGAGCGTTGTTAACGTCGGCGTCACGTTACTGATGAGCGAAACTACCGAACGCCGCGGCAAACTCGACTGGCGGGCATTGTGGCAGGAGGTCGGGGCCAACCTGAACGTGGTTAAACTCTGGCAACGCCTGGCCGACAAGGACCACGAACACCCCGGTTTCCGGTTTGTGACCCTGCTTATTTTGCTGGCTACGCTGCACCTGGGCTACCAGACTTATTTTATCACGTACCTGGCGCTGGGGCCGCTTAAGCTCGATGCCCAGCATATCTCGTTTTTCTTTGTCTATCTGGGTGGATTGAGTGCCCTAACCAACCTGCTCTATTTCAAATATCTGGTCGATCGGCTCAACAAGCGGCTGGTGCTGTTGGGGGCTACGGTGCTGGGTGTTGGGTTGCACATCCTGTACGCCAACGTGGGCGACTCGCTACCGTTGCTATACGGGGCCGTAGCCGTCGATAGCCTGTCGGTCGCGCTCATTACCGGGTTGCTCAACGGATTTCTGGCCAAACTCACCACCGACGATGATCGGGGCGAGTTGTTTGGCCTCAATCAGGCCTTGACCGGCATTGCCAGCCTACTGACGACCCTTGTGTATGGTGGCCTGTCGACTATCCAGCTCAGTTTGCCATTTTATTGGTTTGCCGCCAGCTTGGCTGCCTTGGCCATACTGTGCTGGCGATTACCCCGCGACTGA
- a CDS encoding flavin monoamine oxidase family protein, with the protein MESTVQADVIIVGAGYAGLTAALSLHRAGKSVLVLEARERVGGRVWTQRFDDGSYVDLGGAWVGPTQDRLYALAREFGVDTYPTYDTGKSTQYFRGRIKRYKGLIPPLSILSLLSLDKAIKRVNKLARSIDLDAPWQSHDAYLYDSMTLGTWMEQTIGFDTARSFFKVAAEAIWAADPGDISMLHALFYTKSGNGLESLMNVKNGAQEERFVGGAQTIADQMANELGHRVRFNSPVRYVSQNEQFVTIAGLEFSYRARHAIIAIPPALQATIHFDPALPDDRLQLIQNLPMGAVWKCYAIYDRPFWREQGLNGLAATPDGYVTVTFDNSPKDGSRGILMGFVLGNQARAFSELTDTERQTAALDAFATFFGEAAHTPQRYLDHSFLNEPYSQGCYAALFGPGIWTQYGSALRAPVGRLHWAGTETATVWNGYIEGAIRSGERAAEEVRNE; encoded by the coding sequence ATGGAATCCACCGTCCAGGCCGATGTTATCATCGTCGGCGCCGGGTATGCGGGCCTCACGGCCGCCCTGTCGCTACACCGTGCCGGTAAATCGGTGCTGGTACTTGAAGCCCGCGAGCGGGTGGGCGGTCGTGTCTGGACCCAACGCTTCGACGATGGCTCGTATGTAGACCTTGGTGGGGCGTGGGTGGGCCCAACCCAAGACAGGCTTTACGCGCTGGCCCGTGAATTTGGCGTCGATACGTACCCAACCTACGATACCGGCAAGAGCACGCAGTATTTTCGGGGACGTATCAAGCGCTACAAAGGCCTGATTCCGCCGCTGTCCATCCTGTCGTTGCTGAGCCTCGATAAAGCCATCAAGCGGGTCAACAAGCTGGCGCGCTCCATCGACCTCGACGCACCCTGGCAAAGCCACGACGCCTACCTCTACGATTCGATGACGCTGGGTACCTGGATGGAGCAAACGATTGGCTTCGATACGGCCCGGTCGTTTTTTAAAGTAGCCGCCGAAGCCATCTGGGCCGCCGATCCCGGCGACATTTCGATGCTCCATGCGTTGTTTTACACCAAATCGGGTAATGGCCTCGAAAGCCTCATGAACGTGAAAAACGGCGCGCAGGAAGAACGATTCGTAGGCGGGGCCCAGACTATCGCTGACCAGATGGCCAACGAACTGGGCCATCGCGTTCGGTTCAACAGCCCCGTGCGGTACGTCAGCCAGAACGAACAGTTCGTGACCATCGCCGGGCTCGAGTTCAGTTACCGCGCCCGCCATGCCATCATCGCGATTCCGCCTGCGCTACAGGCCACGATTCACTTCGACCCCGCCCTGCCCGACGATCGGCTTCAGCTGATTCAGAATCTGCCGATGGGGGCTGTCTGGAAATGCTACGCGATCTACGACCGGCCCTTCTGGCGCGAGCAGGGCCTCAACGGACTCGCCGCCACGCCCGACGGGTACGTGACTGTTACCTTCGACAATTCACCGAAGGACGGAAGCCGGGGTATTCTGATGGGATTTGTGCTGGGCAATCAGGCGCGTGCTTTTTCGGAGTTGACCGACACAGAGCGCCAAACTGCCGCCCTCGACGCGTTCGCGACGTTCTTTGGCGAAGCAGCCCACACGCCCCAACGCTACCTGGATCACAGTTTTTTGAACGAACCGTATAGCCAGGGATGCTATGCGGCGTTGTTTGGCCCCGGTATCTGGACCCAATACGGCAGCGCCCTACGCGCCCCGGTTGGTCGCCTGCACTGGGCTGGCACCGAAACCGCCACCGTCTGGAATGGCTACATCGAAGGAGCCATCCGCTCCGGCGAACGAGCAGCAGAGGAGGTTAGGAATGAATAA
- a CDS encoding alpha/beta hydrolase family protein, protein MKTSRLLALWSLVTVLVLSFTSCKHGGDGPGQPTTTTLASSTQIATLTRNQLADRVAALGINLGSNSTILSLILQRDVKAYRITYKTKNTDGTEVLASGALIVPTAIGNESFPMISLQHGTIFDDAQAPSYFTTSADVNAGTLFASNRYIVACPDYIGYGESKNVPHPYLHRQTEAQASLDMLRAARDFVTQNNISWDKQVFLAGYSQGGHSTMSMLKMMEEQFPDEFRITAASCGAGPYNVEGFMQDLATKTTHGNASYNNLYVWVLQTYNRVYGLNRPMSAYFKEPYATDVQANGNRSSINTSINNAFSDAFKASIVSGSDADLLKAVRDNNVYDWKPKTPLLLVHGTADQQVFYRNSTDALAAMKARGVTDISLTPAEGKDHGTAIQDFILGTYGFFTQRRGN, encoded by the coding sequence ATGAAAACTAGCCGTTTACTGGCCTTGTGGTCGCTTGTGACCGTACTGGTATTATCGTTTACCAGTTGCAAGCATGGTGGCGATGGCCCTGGGCAGCCAACCACAACCACACTGGCAAGCAGTACGCAGATTGCTACACTTACCCGTAACCAATTGGCTGACCGGGTGGCGGCGTTAGGCATTAACCTGGGCAGTAATTCGACGATCCTCTCGTTGATTCTCCAACGCGACGTCAAAGCGTACCGCATTACCTATAAGACGAAAAATACGGATGGGACCGAGGTGCTGGCTTCGGGCGCTCTGATTGTACCCACGGCCATCGGCAACGAGAGCTTCCCGATGATCAGCCTGCAACATGGTACCATCTTCGATGACGCTCAGGCCCCGTCCTACTTCACCACCAGTGCCGACGTGAATGCAGGTACGTTGTTTGCCTCGAACCGCTACATCGTAGCCTGTCCCGACTACATCGGGTACGGCGAATCGAAAAATGTACCGCACCCGTATCTGCACCGGCAAACCGAGGCACAGGCCAGCCTCGACATGCTGCGCGCGGCCCGGGACTTTGTCACGCAGAACAACATCTCCTGGGACAAGCAGGTCTTTCTGGCGGGGTACTCGCAGGGTGGCCACTCGACAATGTCGATGCTGAAGATGATGGAAGAGCAGTTCCCGGATGAGTTCCGTATTACGGCGGCCTCGTGCGGCGCAGGTCCTTATAACGTGGAGGGCTTCATGCAGGATCTGGCAACGAAGACCACGCATGGCAACGCCAGTTACAACAACCTGTATGTTTGGGTATTACAAACCTACAACCGCGTTTATGGCCTGAACCGGCCCATGAGTGCCTATTTTAAAGAGCCGTATGCTACCGATGTGCAGGCCAACGGCAATCGCTCATCGATCAACACGAGCATCAACAACGCCTTTTCGGACGCTTTCAAGGCGAGCATCGTCAGCGGCTCCGACGCCGATTTGCTGAAAGCCGTTCGCGACAACAACGTGTACGACTGGAAGCCCAAAACGCCGCTGTTGCTTGTACACGGCACGGCCGATCAGCAGGTGTTCTACCGGAACTCAACCGATGCGTTGGCGGCAATGAAAGCCCGCGGTGTCACCGACATCAGCCTGACACCGGCAGAAGGCAAAGACCATGGCACCGCCATTCAGGACTTCATTCTGGGTACGTATGGGTTCTTCACGCAACGCCGGGGGAATTAA